The genomic interval CACACCAAGTTTCAATTAGTGCAAGGTATGAAATGGTCCAGTCAGATTACACATCTTTAAATTAGGAACCCATCTCAAAAGGCTAGAGATGAATATAAAAGTACAACGTAAAAACTAGTTTCTTTTAAACACTGTCCATTAAGAAGATGCTGCTGTTAAACTCTTACAGTCCCAGTTTCTACAGGATCTCTCTATTTCTGATTTACAGAAATTATTGGAAAATTACTTTAATATAGATTACTTAAccataaaaaccaaaacatgagTAAATGGAATGGCTCACCTTGTTAGTGCCCTGAACACACCACACGTAAGCACTCTCCCAACGCAGATTGCACTCTCCACAGTGATAATATCCATACTTCTGTTCCAGAAACTATAGTGGGAAAAGGGGAAGAAGACAGTGAGAGTCTTCTCTATCCTCACCAAATAGTACTTTGAACTGGAGCGCAAATAACCACAAATAATAATTAACAATATCCTGAGGAGATGTGGCCTCACTTCGTTATGCCGACTTCCAGGAATTCTTCAACCCAACCATGCCTAATTACTGGAGTATGGGGCATGTTTTCTAACACTTTCATTAACCAGCCCTCGTGTAATTCAAACGATAAAcaacatctttattttataacttCAATTTCATTGACTTCCTTTTAGACATTATGGATACAGATGAGCCTATATTATTCAACGTTTTGGCAGTAATCATATGGTCAGCATTAATGCTAGCCCTGGATAACATATTGGGTTGGAACTAACAGTaaggtttattttaaacataaaacacattttggaagCTTAACATACTCAGAATTGCCTTGTCGTCAAATTTAGtgaatttgaatgaaataaCTAGTCACCAGACAATTATGGCATTGCAGAGCATTTCAAAATTAGCCTAGCCTTCCTGCTAGTTCTGTCTTTCAGTTTTGTTTACCTTGAattaacttttaacagtttaaGACTCTTAGTGCTTTCTTTAACAGTTGTTTATCTTGTCTTGAGATGAAGTTCAGTAAGactttctaaatattttttttttccaggagttTAAGACCTGGTTACAGGTTTCTATATTCAGATTTATGACAGGGCAGCAGATAGCCTGGAGTAGGAAAAAGCGGGAATATCAAGAGAGTGACGTTTGGAGCCGAGCTGACACGTGACTCAACCATTTTCAGTTGttgaattaataaaacatttctgtactggaactgaaaatgaaataaaagtagTAGGCCAACACAGGCGGTGTGTGTAAATCATAGACTTCAAAAGTCATATCAaagattttaatttaatatttttatggTAAGTTTACAGCTGCCCATCAAGAACACTTGTAGGCCTAACTCACCTGAAAGCGGACGCGCgcattgacctttgacccctctgTAGTTGTAGTTGGCTGCAGGTGCTCCCTCTCCACTTGTTGTTTGGTCTTCTTGCTCTGGTCGGAGAGCTTTCCGGTCTTCCCTTCCTCATCTGCCCGGTTGTCTTCGCTCTTCTTCCCGGTTTGCTGAGGCGGCTCACCGGGCGGCTCCTCCACATCGCCACACGAAgcctctttgttgttgttgttgttgttgttgttgttgttgttgttgttttcatcaaCCAGGAACGAGGTGAAGCTTCTGAACGCGATGGGGGAATACACAGCCAGGGTTCGAGGGTACCGCACACCGGCCGCTGTCTTGGGGCTCCCGGGCGTCGCCGGCTCCTCCGGCCGCCTACTGCGCCGGAAGTCCCGCTTCATGGCGAGGAGGGTCCTCGGGCCGATGGAGCACTGCACCTGTGCGTCTCTCTTGGGGTTCACCTGCACCGCCACATCTTTAGTGTTGGCCTTCCGGAGCCTCGGGGTGAGTTTGGGGTTGATCTGTGATAGGATGGATTTGAGCTGTGCGCGCTGGTGGTTGTTAAAGGCGTCTGAAGAGTCCCCATAGTGGGAGAGGTAACTTTTATACTTCCACCCGGCCTCTTTTGTCCGGGGGTATCTGCTCATGTAAGGGTTGTAAGATGAATAGAAATAGCTGTCGACTGGCTCGTCATACGTTGCCATTTTGTTCAACCAACCATGCGCGGCAGGTGTAGCTATTTAAGTAGATTGGGCAATGCGAGTGCGCCATTACGCATGATTGTGGTCAGGTGttcctcttttctccccccccccccaaaaaaaaaaaaataacacacacgtGACAACTCTATACGTTCTAGCTAAGTTTTCCATATTTTATTCTCTTGATATATTTGTTTCTAATATACACATATTGTACAGTTTGTTCAGACTGTTAGTTCTGTCTACGGAGCACAGATGCTGGATTAGCGCAGCGATGAATAATGTgatatgtttgtcttttgtctctcccttaaacacacgcacacacacacacacgcacacacatttacttCATTCACTCTTGGGGTAGGCTACTTTGAAAGGATTGCATTCATTTTCTGGACACAACCTCACGAAATAACCACTAACCCCAAACCAGTATTTTACCAGTTTTGGTCCCCAATGAGTACTCAATCAATCAGTGCGTGTCCCtgaaagtgacacacacacacacacacacacacacacacacacacacacacacacacacacacacacacacacacacacacacacacacacagttttacaCACTGTCAGTCTGGTTCACAAATTAGCTGATGAAAGTAGCTCTAAAGGTAAAACAGCGATGTATTAAAACATTCTGATTCATTCTGATAAGAGATGTTCTGATACATTTTTGTTCACTCCTGATATACCCAACATATGATTTCTGATGAATGATATTAGTAAATCAATCTGTGAATAAATAATagccctgtttgtttttctctctctcctgtgtctgtcttttattctgTAATGCTTTAATAGTCTATTTACCaggtatgttttgttttggagaaGACCGTACCTCTGCAGAAAGAACTTAATTTCGAATGAACACAGAAGTAATTAGTGGCCTAGAATTACGCAGAGCAACCAGGAACAAACTGGCTAActttaacagcagctcagttcACCCTTCTTTAGAAGCTGTATCAACCAAAGCGTGGAAAAGTCCCCTTTTTAAACATGCTGTTACTCTATCTTAAGTTACTCTTTAGTGCTTCTTCACACTTTTAAAACAGTTGTTGCACGCTATAAATCATCCAGAGAATTGAACCATCCTTGGTGAAAGCATTTGCTGTG from Labrus mixtus chromosome 3, fLabMix1.1, whole genome shotgun sequence carries:
- the zar1 gene encoding zygote arrest protein 1 → MATYDEPVDSYFYSSYNPYMSRYPRTKEAGWKYKSYLSHYGDSSDAFNNHQRAQLKSILSQINPKLTPRLRKANTKDVAVQVNPKRDAQVQCSIGPRTLLAMKRDFRRSRRPEEPATPGSPKTAAGVRYPRTLAVYSPIAFRSFTSFLVDENNNNNNNNNNNNNKEASCGDVEEPPGEPPQQTGKKSEDNRADEEGKTGKLSDQSKKTKQQVEREHLQPTTTTEGSKVNARVRFQFLEQKYGYYHCGECNLRWESAYVWCVQGTNKVYFKQYCRKCQKEFNPYRVEDITCHTCNKARCSCALTQRHVDPKRPHRQDLCGRCKGKRLSCDSTFSFKYII